The following proteins are co-located in the Pseudomonas synxantha genome:
- a CDS encoding Na/Pi cotransporter family protein: MLTLLNLLSAVTLLIWGTHIVRTGILRVYGSNLRQVIGQNMSKRWLAFVAGILVTAMVQSSNATAMLVTSFVGQGLMSLTPALATMLGADVGTALMARVLTFDLSWLSPLLIFLGVIFFLSRKQTRAGQLGRVGIGLGLIILALQLIVEAAGPITHAQGVKVIFASLTGDILLDALVGALFAMISYSSLAAVLLTATLAGAGVIGLHVAIGLVIGANIGSGVLAFLSTSMQNTAGRQVALGSLLYKLIGLLLIIPVLDPLVLWMDGLDYSAQGMVITFHLLYNVTRCLILLPTIGPMARLCAWLLPEREETNGKAKPRHLDLAALTTPSLALANAARETLRLGDLIDNMLTSMQEVLRGNQTAITQEMRSLSDDVEALYSAIKLYLAQMPREDLSEQDNRRWAEIIELSINLKLAGDLIERMLRKVQQQKTSQRRQFSEVGLEELSGLHSQLIANLRLGLSVFLSGDPESARQLLREKRRFRAQERRLAHAHVSRLQRKIVQSLETSSLHLELIADMKRLNSLFCSSAYVVLETSDTGALSAEDIADITHSP, translated from the coding sequence TCTGCTTTCCGCCGTGACCCTGCTTATCTGGGGCACGCATATCGTCCGTACCGGCATCCTGCGGGTCTACGGGTCCAATTTGCGCCAAGTCATCGGGCAGAACATGTCCAAGCGCTGGCTGGCCTTTGTCGCCGGTATCCTGGTGACGGCCATGGTGCAAAGCAGTAACGCTACCGCGATGCTGGTGACGTCCTTCGTCGGCCAAGGGCTGATGAGCCTCACGCCGGCCTTGGCCACCATGCTTGGCGCCGACGTCGGTACTGCGTTGATGGCCCGGGTGCTGACTTTCGACTTGTCCTGGCTGTCGCCGCTGCTGATCTTCCTCGGGGTGATTTTCTTCCTGTCGCGCAAACAGACGCGCGCCGGGCAACTGGGCCGGGTCGGAATCGGCTTGGGGCTGATCATCCTCGCGCTGCAATTGATCGTCGAAGCCGCCGGGCCGATCACCCATGCCCAGGGTGTCAAAGTCATCTTCGCCTCGCTGACCGGCGATATCTTGCTGGACGCTCTGGTCGGCGCGCTGTTCGCCATGATTTCCTATTCCAGCCTTGCCGCTGTATTGCTCACGGCAACCCTGGCGGGCGCCGGCGTGATCGGGCTGCATGTGGCTATCGGCCTGGTGATCGGCGCCAACATCGGCAGCGGCGTGCTGGCCTTTCTCAGCACCAGCATGCAAAACACTGCCGGGCGCCAAGTGGCCCTGGGCAGCCTGTTGTACAAATTGATTGGTCTGTTGCTGATCATTCCCGTGCTTGACCCACTCGTCCTCTGGATGGACGGCCTGGATTACAGCGCCCAAGGCATGGTCATCACCTTCCACCTGCTCTACAACGTCACGCGCTGCTTGATTCTGCTGCCCACCATTGGCCCTATGGCGCGGCTGTGTGCCTGGCTGCTGCCCGAGCGCGAAGAAACCAATGGCAAGGCCAAACCACGCCACCTTGACCTGGCCGCGCTCACCACGCCGAGCCTGGCCCTGGCCAACGCCGCGCGAGAAACCCTGCGCCTGGGCGACCTGATCGACAATATGCTCACTTCGATGCAAGAGGTCCTGCGCGGCAATCAAACCGCAATCACCCAAGAGATGCGCAGCCTCAGCGATGACGTCGAAGCGCTCTACAGCGCGATCAAACTTTATTTGGCGCAAATGCCCCGGGAAGACCTGAGCGAACAAGACAACCGCCGCTGGGCAGAAATCATCGAGCTGTCGATCAACCTGAAACTGGCCGGTGACCTGATCGAGCGCATGCTGCGTAAGGTCCAACAGCAGAAAACCTCGCAGCGCCGGCAATTTTCCGAAGTGGGCCTGGAAGAACTCAGTGGCCTGCACAGCCAGTTGATTGCCAACCTGCGCCTGGGTCTCTCGGTGTTCCTCAGCGGTGACCCGGAAAGCGCCCGTCAGTTACTGCGTGAAAAACGCCGCTTTCGCGCCCAAGAGCGTCGCCTGGCCCACGCCCACGTCAGCCGCCTGCAACGCAAGATCGTGCAGAGCCTGGAGACCAGCTCACTGCATCTGGAGCTGATTGCCGACATGAAACGCTTGAATTCGTTGTTTTGTAGCAGCGCTTATGTAGTGTTGGAAACATCCGACACTGGCGCACTCTCCGCCGAAGATATTGCCGACATCACCCATTCACCCTGA